The nucleotide sequence GCGCCGTCGGCGAAGCCCATGTACCAGTCGGGCTGCGACCCGGCCGTCACCGGCGAGGGGTCGTAGGGGCCGTAGGCCCACACCGGGTTGATCTGGACGAGCGCCGCGATGAGGGCGAGGACACCGAAGACGATGAAGAAGAAGCCACCGGCCTTGGCGGCGTAGACCGGCATGACCGGGTAGCCGACGACGTTGCTGTTGGTGCGGCCCGGGCCGGGGAACTGGGTGTGCTTCTGCAGCGCCACGAGCGCGATGTGCGCCGTGAACAGGCCGATGAGGATGGCCGGGATGAGCAGCACGTGCGCCGAGTACAGGCGGGGGATGATCATCTCGCCGGGGAAGGGCCCGCCGAAGATGCCGTAGACCAGGTAGGAGCCGATGACCGGCGCCGTCTGGACGAAGCCCGCCATCGCGCGGATGCCGGTGCCGGAGAGCAGGTCGTCCGGGAGGGAGTAGCCGGCGAAGCCCTCGACGATCGCGAGGAGCGCCAGGACCGAGCCGATGACCCAGTTGATCTCGCGCGGCTTGCGGAAGGCGCCGGTGAAGAACACCCGGAACATGTGGACCACGAGCGCGACGACGAACATCAGCGCGGCCCAGTGGTGGATCTGGCGGATGATCAGGCCGCCCTTGATGTCGAACGAGATGTTGAGCGTCGAGGCGTAGGCCTCGGACATCTGGACCCCGCGCAGCGGCACGTACGAGCCGTCGTAGACCGTGTGGCCGGCGCTCGGGACGAACCAGAAGGTGAGGAAGGCCCCGGTGATCAGGCAGATGATCATCGAGTACATGGCGATCTCGCCGAGCATGAAGGACCAGTGGTCGGGGAAGACCTTCTTCATGAGGTAGCCGACGGGCTTGGCGGCCCCCGTGCGGTCGTCGACCCAGCCGGCGAGGCCGCCGATCTTCTTCGCGCCGGCGGACGGCGCGACGTGGCGCGGCCCGTCACCGGTGCGCAGGGCGTCCGCCGGACGCTGGTTCGCGGTCGTGGTCATGTCAGCCACGCTCCCAGAAGCTCGGGCCGACCGCTTCGCGGAACGGCTGTGCGGAGACGAGGTAGCCCTCGTCGTCGACGGTGATCTTCAATTGTGGCAGCGGACGCTTCGCAGGACCGAAGATGACCTTGCAGTCCTGGGTCACGTCGAAGGTCGACTGGTGGCACGGGCACAGCAGGTGGTGCGTCTGCTGCTCGTAGAGGCCGACCGGGCAGCCGACGTGGGTGCAGATCTTCGAGTAGGCGACGATGCCCTGGTAGCCCCAGTCGAGCTCCTTCTGGGAGCGGATCTGGGCCGGGTCCAGGCGCATGAGGAGCACGGCGGCCTTGGCCTTCTCCTCGAGGAGGTGCTCGGCGCCGCCGTCACCCGTCTCCGGGTTGGGCAGGAGGCCGTCGGGCATGACGTGGTAGACGGAGCCGATCGTGACGTCCGAGGCCTTGATCGGCTGGTTCTCGGGGTCCTTCATGAGGCGCATCGGCTTGAAGGTGGGCTCCTCGCCGGGGCCGCTGGGGCCGCCGTTCCACCAGGTGAGCGAGAGGCTCTTCTTCGGCAGCTCGCCGAGGGAGCCGCCGACCTGGAGGACGAGCGGGACCGCGAAGAGGCCGAGGGCGCCGCCCATCGTCATCTTGAGCAGCGGGCGGCGGGTGATCTGGGACTTGCCGCCCTCCTCGGTGATGACCCGGACGACCTCGGCGCGGTCGGCGTCGGCGGCGCGCAGCGGGTGGCGCTCCTCGACGACCTCCTCGTCGGGCATGAGGGTCTTGGCCCAGTGCACGGCGCCGAGGCCGATGCCGAGGAGGCTGAGGGCCAGGGCGATGCCGAGGCCGGCGTTCGTGGCGCTCGTCGCCCCGATGCCCGGGATGAACACGCTCTGGTCCACGTCGAGGGCGAAGTACAGGACGATGAAGAGCAGCGTGCCGAGGATCGAGACGCCGAAGAGCACCGCGACCTGCTTCTCGGCGCGCTTGGCGGCGGACTCGTCGAGGTCGGCCATCCGCGGCACGTGGTGGGGGAGACCGGGGTTGGTGAAGCGGTCCGGGAGGCCGCCGGTCCCGACGACGTGGCCCTCGTCGAGGCGCACGGCCTCACCGTGGGACCCGGTCGGGGTCACCTCGGTGCCGGGGGTGTGGGGGTCCTGCTCGTTCATCGGGGTACCGATCTGTCGTCGACGGAAGGGAACGGTGAGGGGGTCAGGCGGCCTTGGAGCCGAGCCAGACGGCGCAGCCCACGAGGATGCCGAGACCGAAGACCCAGGCGAAGAGGCCCTCGGTGACCGGGCCGAGGGAGCCGAGGGTCAGACCCCCGGGGCTCTCCTCCTTGTTGAGCGTGTCGAGGAAGGCGATGATGTCCTGCTTGCTCTCGGGCGTGATGTTGGCGTCGTTGAACACCGGCATGCTCTGCGGGCCGGTGGCCATCGCCTCGTAGATGTGCTTGCCGGAGACGTCACGCAGCGAGGGGGCGTACTTGCCGCGGGTCAGCGCGCCGCCGGAGCCGGCGAAGTTGTGGCACATGGCGCAGTTGACGCGGAACAGCTCGCCACCGACCGCGGCGTCGCCCTTGGTCGGGTCGACGGCCTCGTCCGAGGGGACCGAGGGGCCCGGGGCGAGGGAGGCGATGTAGGCGCCCATCGAGGCGATCTGCTCGTCGGTGAACTTGACGTCGTCGGAGCGGGCGGCCTGGACGCCGGGCTGGGTCATCGGCATGCGGCCGGTGCCGACCTGGAAGTCGACGGCGGCGGCGCCGACGCCCGCGAGCGGCGGGCCCGCGATCTGGTCGCCGGTGCCGGTCTGGCGGCCCTCGGCGTTGAGGCCGTGGCAGGAGGCGCAGTTCGCGCGGAAGAGCGCCTTGCCCTCGGCGACCGACTGGGCGGGCAGCGCCTGGGTCGTCGCGTCGGCGGGCTCCGGGGCCACCGCGGCGTACACGGCCCCCGTGAGGAACAGGCCGATCATGAGGAGGACGGCGATCGCTGCGGGATGCCGGCGGCGGGCTGCCAGTGCGTTCACGGAGAGTTCCTGTCGTCTGCTGCGTTACGTGTCGAGTCGGCGTGCGGGAGAACTTATCTGAGGACGTAGATCATGAGGAACAGGGCGATCCAGACCACGTCGACGAAGTGCCAGTAGTACGAGGTGACGACGGCGCCGGTGGCCTGCGCGTGGCTGTAGCGGCGGGTCGTGAACGTGCGGCCGATGATGAGCAGGAAGGCGATGAGGCCACCCGTCACGTGCATCCCGTGGAAGCCGGTCGCGAGGTAGAAGATCGACCCGTAGGAGTCGGAGGAGAGGGTGACGCCCTCGGTGACGAGCGTGGCGTACTCGAGGACCTGGCCCGCGATGAAGACGGCGCCGAAGAGGTAGGTGACGACGTACCACTCGCGCATGCCCCACGCGCTGACCTTCGTCAGGGGGGTGCCGGCTGGGCGGGCGGCGACGCCGCGCTCGGCCTGGAGGACGCCGAGCTGGCACCACACCGACGAGACGACGAGGATGATCGTGTTGGCCGTGGCGAACGGCACGTTGAGGATCGCGCTCTCCTCCGCCCACATGTCGGGCAGGTGCCCGCGCAGGGTGAAGTAGAACGCGAAGAGCGCCGCGAAGAACATGAGCTCGCTGGAGAGCCAGACCATCGTCCCGACGGCCACCATGTTCGGCCGCGTCGCGGGGCCGGAGCCGGGGATGGACGGGACCGGTCCCGCGTTCTTGACCGAAGCTGCTGCAGAAGTCGCCACGGACGCATTATGCCGACACCGGAGGGGGTGTGACGAGGCGACCCCCCGAAAGGCTCGACAACGCCTCGTGCCGGTGCCGTGTTCCCGCCGAGCGGTCGGGTCCGGCGCGACGCGGGCGTCTCGCTACGATGCGTGTCATGACCGATGCGCACGCCCCCGCGGGCCCGTCCACCTCGAGCGCCGACGGCATCCACCGGGTGCGCGTCCTCCTCTACAGCGACGACATCACCACCCGGGACGCCGTGCGCGCCGCGGCCGGCCGCCGTCCGGCCCGCGACGTCGAGGTGGCGTCGTGGCAGGAGTGCGCCACGTCCGAGGCCGTCATCGAGGCGATGGACGCCGGCGGGTTCGACGTCGTCGTCCTCGACGGCGAGGCCGCCCCGGTCGGTGGGCTCGGCCTGTGTCGCCAGCTGAAGAACGAGATCTTCCGCTGCCCGCCGATCCTCGTGCTGACCGGCCGCCCGCAGGACGCGTGGCTCGCGGGCTGGTCGCTCGCCGACGACGCCGTCCCGCACCCCCTCGACCCGATCGCGGTCGCCGAGGCCATCGCCGGCCTGGCCCGCGGGCGGGCCACCGTCGGCTGACCGGCGTGAGCACCAGCCCGACCGCCGAGCACACCTGGCCGGACCTCCTCGCGGCGCTGCTGCGGCGCGAGGACCTCTCGACCGACGCCGCCGCCTGGGCGATGGACAGGGTGATGTCCGGCGAGGCCTCGCCGGTCCAGCTCGCGGGCTTCCTCGTCGCGCTGCGGGCCAAGGGCGAGACCGTCGACGAGCTGCGCGGCCTCGCCGACGTCATGCTCGCGCACGCCAACCGCATCGAGGTGCCGGGCGAGAGCATCGACATCGTCGGCACGGGTGGTGACCGGATGCACTCGGTCAACATCTCGACGATGGCCTCGGTCGTCGTCGCCTCGACCGGCCTGCGGGTCGTCAAGCACGGCAACCGGGCGGCGTCCTCGTCCTCCGGGTCGGCCGACGTCCTCGAGGCCCTCGGCGTCGACCTCTCCCTCGCGCCCGCGCGCGTGGCCGAGGTGGCGGTGCGCGCCGGCATCACCTTCTGCTTCGCGAACGCCTTCCACCCCTCGATGCGCCACGCCGCGCAGGCGCGCTCGGGGCTGGGTGTCGGGACCGCGTTCAACGCGCTCGGGCCGCTGACCAACCCCGGGCAGCCGACCTACGCCGCGGTCGGGGTCGCCGACGCGCGCCTCGCGCCGCTCATCGCCGGCGTGTTCGCCGGGCGGGGGCGGGCGGCCGCGGTGTTCCGGGGCGACGACGGGCTCGACGAGCTGACCCTCGCGACGACCTCGACGGTCTGGTGGGTGCGGGACGGTCTCGTCACCGAGCTCGCGGTCGACCCGACCGAGGTCGGCGTGGCCACGGCGCCGGTCGAGGCCCTGCGAGGTGGGGACCCCGCCTTCAACGCCGACGTCGCCCGCCGGGTGTTCGCCGGCGAGGCGGGTGCGCCCCGCGACGCCGTCGTGCTCAACGCCGGGATGGCCCTGGCCGTCGCCACGGGCCTCGACGGGGAGCCGACGCGCGAGGCGCTGACGGCGGCCCTGGCCACCGGGGTGCGACGGGCCCAGCAGGCGCTGGACTCCGGCGCCGCGGCCGGGCTGCTCGAACGCTGGGTCGCGACGACCCGCGAGATCGCGGGCGCCTGAGGCGGTGCGCCCGCGGGGGCGTCAGTCCTCGAGGCCGAGGCTGAACGCCGACTCGAGGTCGTGCGAGGAGTAGGTGCGGAACGCGATGTGCGTGTTCGTGCCGGTGACGCCGGTGACCTTGTTGAGCCGGTCGGCGATGACGTCGGCCAGGGCCTCGTGCTGGCGGACGCGGACCATCGCGACGAGGTCGGCGTCGCCGGCGACCGAGTAGACCTCGGTCACGCCCTCGAGGTCGGCGATCTCCTGGGCGACCTCGGGGATGCGGTCGACGTCGGCGGTGATGAGGACGATGGCGGTGATCACCGGGCCAGCCTAGCCAGCGGCCGTCAGGGGCGCAGGGTCCGGTCGAGCAGGTCGCGCAGCTCGGTGAAGTGCCGCTCGGCCCCGGCCTCCTGGTACATGGCGGTGTCGGCCATCGAGTAGCCGTGGGGTGCGTCGGGGTAGACCTCGTTGCGCGCCGTGAGCCCGGCGTCGGCGGCGGCCGCTCCGAGCGCCTCGACGGCCTCCGGCGGCATCGAGCGGTCGTGGTCGGCGTGGCCGAGGACGAGCTCGGCCCGCGCGGTCGCGAGGGAGAGGTGGGGGCTGTCCGGCTCGTCGGTCACGAGCCCGCCGCCGTGGAAGCCGCCGACGGCCGCGACGACGTCGGGGTGGTCGCCGGCGGCCCGCAGGGCGATGCGCGCGCCCATGCAGTAGCCGGTGACGCCGACCGGGCCGTCGTCCGTGGCGTCGAGGCCGCGCAGGTGCTCGAGGTAGGCGGCGACGTCGGGGCGCGAGAGGTCGCTCGTCAGGTGACCGACGCGGGGCATCGCGAGCTGCATGAACGCGTCGCGGTCCTCGGGGGTGCGCAGGTCGCCGGTCGGGGCGAGCTCGGCGGCGGTGCCCTCGCGGTGGAAGACGTTGGGCGCCAGCACGGTGTAGCCCCACGAGGCGATGCGCTCGCACATCGCGGCGATCTGCGGGCGCAGGCCGATGGCGTCCATGACGAACAGGACGCCGGGGCCGTGGCCGGAGGGCGGGAGGGAGAGGTGGGCCTCGGCGGAGCCGCCGGGCACGCGGACGTCGACGAGGTGGAGGTCGCTCACGGGGGCGACGCTACGCCGCGACCTGCCCGCTGCGGGGTCGGGGTGGGTGGCGACGACCCCGCACGTGCGGGCTTGTCGTGGTGGGGGCCTCAGGCGCGGACGAGGCAGAAGGGGTGCCCGGCCGGGTCGAGGTAGACCCGGAAGCCCCCGTCCGACGACGGCTGCTCTGCGTGCACGCTCGCGCCGGCGGCGAGGACGGTCGGCTCGGCGGCGTCGATGTCCTCGACGGAGAGGTCGAGGTGGAACTGCTGGGGGTGGGCGCCGCCCGGCCAGGTCGGGGCGACCCAGTCCTCGATGCGCTGGAAGGCCAGCGTCGTCCGCCCGTCGGGCCTGCCGGGCCCCACGCCGCCGCCGGGCGGGAGGAGCGTCGCCCAGTCGGCGCCGGAGTCGTCCTCGAGCTCCCAGCCGAGCACCTCGCCGTAGAAGCGGGCCAGACGGAGGGGGTCGGGGCAGTCGAGCACGACGAGGTCGAGGACCGGTCTCGGTGTCATGGGCCCGACGTTAGGACCAGAACCGGACGGACGGCGTCCGCATCGACCTCGGCGCCCACCCTCCTCCTCCGAACGTGTGTGAAGAACGTCGGCCTACCGACGTTCTTCACACACGTTCCTGGAGATGGCCGGGCGTGACCGGGCCGGCCCGCCCACCCGACGTGGGTGTCCAGCGACGCCAGGGTGCGGGCGGCGACGGCCACCCGGGGCGGCCCCTCCCGAGGCCCTGGACGAAGGCCGGGGTCAAGAGACGCCGGCGAAGCCGGCGGTGCGGCGGCGGGAGGTCTCGAGGGGCTCGAGCTGCTCGCGCACGGCAGCGGCGCCGGCGACCGGGCAGGTCCAGTCGCCGTCGACGTCGACGACGCGCACCCCGGGGGCCTCGAGCCAGCGCAGGACCTTCTCGCTCTCCTCGGCGGTCGCCGCGGTGGCGGGGGCGACGGGTGCGGCGACGACCTCGGCGCTGGCCCGCAGCGCGCCGATGTACGGCATCGGGTCGGCGCCCCGCGGCGAGGTGGTGCTGCCCGCGAGCCGGCCGTAGCGGACGCAGACGACCTCCCAGCCGCCGGTGACCGACCGCCGGGCGGCGACGAGCTCGGGGATGCGGGCGAGGGGGTGCAGGCGCTGGCTGCGCGTCGTGCCCCGGACGAGCGCCACGAGCCGGTCGCGGACCATCTGCGCGTCCTCGAACCGCTCGGCGCCGGAGAGGGTCGCCATCCGGTCCTGGAGCGCGGTGAGCAGGCCGCGCGCGTGCCCGTCGAGCAGGGCCGCGGCCTGCGCGACGACCTCGGCGTACTCCTCGACGCCCTGCGCCCCGGTGCAGGGCGCCCCGCACCGGCCCATCTCGGCGAGCGCGCACGCCGAGCGCAGCCGGGTGGGCGAGAGCCGCTCGACGCACTGGCGCAGCGGCAGGACCTCGTGGACGGCCGAGACCGCGGCCTCCGCCGCCTGCCGCGACCCGAACGGCCCGGCGTAGCGCGCGCCGTCGTCGGCCACCGTGCGGACGATGGACAGGCGCGGGAAGGGCTCGACGGTCAGCTTGACCCACAGCGCCTTCTCGGGATGGCGCGAGCGGCGGTTGTACCGGGGCTTGTGCAGCGCGATGAGCCGCAGCTCGCGGACCTCGGCCTCGAGGGTCGTCGCGCAGACGACGGGGGAGACCGACTCGGCGAGGCGGACCATCTCGCCCATCCGGCGGCGGTGCTCGGACGCGGTGAAGTAGGAGCGGACCCGGGTGCGGATGGACACCGAGGTGCCGACGTAGAGGACGCGGTCGTCGCCGTCCTTGAAGAGGTAGACGCCCGGGGCGTCCGGGAGTCCGTCGGCGAGGTGGCGCTTGCGGCGGCGTGCGGGGGAGACGCGCGCCGTGTAGTCGACGAGCTCCTCGAGGGAGTGGACGCCGAGGCTGCCGACCCGGCCGATCAGCGCGTGGAGGACGTCGACCGTGGCCCGGGCGTCGTGCAGCGCCCGGTGGTCCGGGGTGGTCGTCGCGCCGAAGTGGGCGGCGAGCGTGCCGAGCCGGTGGTTGCGCACCTCGTCGCGGGGGACGAGCTGGCGGGCCAGGTGGACGGTGTCGAGGACGGGGAAGGCCGGCCACTCGCGGTCGCAGCGCAGCGCCGCCGCCTTGAGGAAGGAGACGTCGAAGCGGGCGTTGTGCGCGACGAGGACCGACCCGGCCGCGAACTCGAGGAACTGCGGCAGCACCGTCTCGATGCGCGGGGAGCCGGCGACCATCGCGTCGGTGATGCCCGTGAGCACCGAGATGAACGCGGGGATGGGCTCGCCGGGGTTGACGAGCGTCTGGAACTCGCCGACGACGACGCCGCCCCGGACCCGGACGGCGCCGATCTCGGTGATGCCGCACTCGGCCGGGCTGCCACCGGTGGTCTCGAGGTCGACGACGACGAAGTCGACGCCCGACAGCGGGGTGCCCAGGTCGTCGAACGTGCCCTGGACCATCACCATGCCCCGAACGGTAGGTCGGACCACCGACACCTCGCCCGAGGCGCGCGGGGCGGGCCCCGGGACCCTCGCGGCGACGGGGAGTGCTCCCCACCCCGTCCGCGCCCGACGGCTGCGCGGCGCGGTTACAGTGTGGCGACGTCGCGTCGGCCCCGGCCGGACGCACCGGGGGAAGCACGAGGGAGGCACCAGTGGCACGTGGCGGTGGCGCGCGCGCCCGGGGGCGTCGGTCCAGGGGACGCATCGCGAGCCTGCTCGCCGTCGTCCTCGTCGCCTCGGGCCTCGGCTACGCCGCGGTCGCGAGCGACGGCACGACGGTGCACGAGGCCGACCTCAACGACGCCGGCGTCTGGGTCAGCTCCGGGGCGCAGGCCAAGTACGCCAAGGCCAACGTGCCGATCGGCCAGCTCGACACCGGCATCGCCACCGACGCCGCCCCCGGCGCCGGGCTCGACGTCCTCCAGGACGGCGCGGTCGTCCTCGGCCTCGACACCGGCACGGGGGAGCTCACCGCCCTCGACGTCGCCGGGTCGACCGCCGGCGACCCCGTCGCCGTCGTGCCCGGTCCCGGGTCGACGAAGGGCTTCCACCCGAGCCCGGTCGACCTGCGCGGCGGCACGCTCGCCCTGCTCGACCCCGCCCGCGGCACGGTGTGGGGCCAGCGCGTCGACCCCCGCGCCGGCACCACCGACTTCCCCGGCGTCGCGGCCGGCGCGAAGCCGCTGGCGAAGGTCGGCCGCCAGGCCTCCGTGGCCGTCGGCATCGACGGCGCCATCCACGTCGTCTCCGGGGCGGACGGCAAGGTCACGACCCTCACCCCGACGAGCACCGGCGGCTTCTCGCGCCCGGTCGTCGTGTCGACGGCGCTGCGCTCGCCGAGCCCCGACGTCACCGCGGTGGGGGCGCGCTGGGTCGCCTACGACCCGGCCTCCGACCGGGTGTTCACGGCCGCCAAGCCCGACGGCACCGACGCGCAGGTGACGACCGACGGCGCCCGCCTCGCGGCCCTCCAGGTGCCCGGGCCGGAGGCCGACACGGTCGTCGTGCAGTCCGCGGCCCGTGCGGTCCAGGTGCCGCTCGACGGCGGTGTCTCGCCCGGCGGCGTCGCCGTGGCGGAGCAGGTGGACCGGGTCCCCGGCGCCACGCTCCTCAGCCGACCGGTCGTGCTCGGCGGCTGCCTCCACGCCGCGTGGGCGGAGGAGGGCCGCGTCTTCTACGGCGCGAACTGCGGTCGCGAGGGCGACGAGCCGACGGCGACCCTCCCGGCCGACGGCGAGCAGCCGACCCGCGACGGGGTGGCGCTGCGCGTCAACCGCGGCCTCGTCGTCCTCAACGACCTCGACAACGGCGGCGTCTGGGACCTCGAGGACAAGCCCCAGAAGATCGACAACTGGGACGCGCTGACCCCGCCGACGCGCCAGGACGACAAGAACCAGAAGAAGGACGAGAACCTCGTCGACGAGGCCTCGGCCCGCCAGCCCCCCAAGGCGGTCGCCGACGCCGAGACGGTGCGCCCGGGCAAGGTCAGCAAGCTGCACGTCCTCGACAACGACACCGACGTCGCC is from Arthrobacter sp. NEB 688 and encodes:
- a CDS encoding ubiquinol-cytochrome c reductase cytochrome b subunit, which produces MTTTANQRPADALRTGDGPRHVAPSAGAKKIGGLAGWVDDRTGAAKPVGYLMKKVFPDHWSFMLGEIAMYSMIICLITGAFLTFWFVPSAGHTVYDGSYVPLRGVQMSEAYASTLNISFDIKGGLIIRQIHHWAALMFVVALVVHMFRVFFTGAFRKPREINWVIGSVLALLAIVEGFAGYSLPDDLLSGTGIRAMAGFVQTAPVIGSYLVYGIFGGPFPGEMIIPRLYSAHVLLIPAILIGLFTAHIALVALQKHTQFPGPGRTNSNVVGYPVMPVYAAKAGGFFFIVFGVLALIAALVQINPVWAYGPYDPSPVTAGSQPDWYMGFADGALRLLPGWLEFTVFGFTVSMNIFPGALILLPLVYVILGAYPFVERWVTGDEREHHLLDRPRNAPVRTGIGMAGITAYTVLLFASGNDIMAIKLGMSINDLTWFFRIGFFVLPVVVFWVTKRVCLSLQRRDRDTVLHGRESGTIVRTPDGRFFERHEAGLPEDQWILVQHEAVAPLELEPEVDEHGVARPAARKDRMRARLSKFYFQDAVNPVTPAELAAAHHHGHETEALEGSQAAGEIESPEKAGRY
- a CDS encoding Rieske 2Fe-2S domain-containing protein codes for the protein MNEQDPHTPGTEVTPTGSHGEAVRLDEGHVVGTGGLPDRFTNPGLPHHVPRMADLDESAAKRAEKQVAVLFGVSILGTLLFIVLYFALDVDQSVFIPGIGATSATNAGLGIALALSLLGIGLGAVHWAKTLMPDEEVVEERHPLRAADADRAEVVRVITEEGGKSQITRRPLLKMTMGGALGLFAVPLVLQVGGSLGELPKKSLSLTWWNGGPSGPGEEPTFKPMRLMKDPENQPIKASDVTIGSVYHVMPDGLLPNPETGDGGAEHLLEEKAKAAVLLMRLDPAQIRSQKELDWGYQGIVAYSKICTHVGCPVGLYEQQTHHLLCPCHQSTFDVTQDCKVIFGPAKRPLPQLKITVDDEGYLVSAQPFREAVGPSFWERG
- a CDS encoding cytochrome c codes for the protein MNALAARRRHPAAIAVLLMIGLFLTGAVYAAVAPEPADATTQALPAQSVAEGKALFRANCASCHGLNAEGRQTGTGDQIAGPPLAGVGAAAVDFQVGTGRMPMTQPGVQAARSDDVKFTDEQIASMGAYIASLAPGPSVPSDEAVDPTKGDAAVGGELFRVNCAMCHNFAGSGGALTRGKYAPSLRDVSGKHIYEAMATGPQSMPVFNDANITPESKQDIIAFLDTLNKEESPGGLTLGSLGPVTEGLFAWVFGLGILVGCAVWLGSKAA
- a CDS encoding heme-copper oxidase subunit III — translated: MVAVGTMVWLSSELMFFAALFAFYFTLRGHLPDMWAEESAILNVPFATANTIILVVSSVWCQLGVLQAERGVAARPAGTPLTKVSAWGMREWYVVTYLFGAVFIAGQVLEYATLVTEGVTLSSDSYGSIFYLATGFHGMHVTGGLIAFLLIIGRTFTTRRYSHAQATGAVVTSYYWHFVDVVWIALFLMIYVLR
- the trpD gene encoding anthranilate phosphoribosyltransferase gives rise to the protein MSTSPTAEHTWPDLLAALLRREDLSTDAAAWAMDRVMSGEASPVQLAGFLVALRAKGETVDELRGLADVMLAHANRIEVPGESIDIVGTGGDRMHSVNISTMASVVVASTGLRVVKHGNRAASSSSGSADVLEALGVDLSLAPARVAEVAVRAGITFCFANAFHPSMRHAAQARSGLGVGTAFNALGPLTNPGQPTYAAVGVADARLAPLIAGVFAGRGRAAAVFRGDDGLDELTLATTSTVWWVRDGLVTELAVDPTEVGVATAPVEALRGGDPAFNADVARRVFAGEAGAPRDAVVLNAGMALAVATGLDGEPTREALTAALATGVRRAQQALDSGAAAGLLERWVATTREIAGA
- a CDS encoding Lrp/AsnC ligand binding domain-containing protein gives rise to the protein MITAIVLITADVDRIPEVAQEIADLEGVTEVYSVAGDADLVAMVRVRQHEALADVIADRLNKVTGVTGTNTHIAFRTYSSHDLESAFSLGLED
- a CDS encoding dienelactone hydrolase family protein — encoded protein: MSDLHLVDVRVPGGSAEAHLSLPPSGHGPGVLFVMDAIGLRPQIAAMCERIASWGYTVLAPNVFHREGTAAELAPTGDLRTPEDRDAFMQLAMPRVGHLTSDLSRPDVAAYLEHLRGLDATDDGPVGVTGYCMGARIALRAAGDHPDVVAAVGGFHGGGLVTDEPDSPHLSLATARAELVLGHADHDRSMPPEAVEALGAAAADAGLTARNEVYPDAPHGYSMADTAMYQEAGAERHFTELRDLLDRTLRP
- a CDS encoding VOC family protein; its protein translation is MTPRPVLDLVVLDCPDPLRLARFYGEVLGWELEDDSGADWATLLPPGGGVGPGRPDGRTTLAFQRIEDWVAPTWPGGAHPQQFHLDLSVEDIDAAEPTVLAAGASVHAEQPSSDGGFRVYLDPAGHPFCLVRA
- a CDS encoding DEDD exonuclease domain-containing protein produces the protein MVMVQGTFDDLGTPLSGVDFVVVDLETTGGSPAECGITEIGAVRVRGGVVVGEFQTLVNPGEPIPAFISVLTGITDAMVAGSPRIETVLPQFLEFAAGSVLVAHNARFDVSFLKAAALRCDREWPAFPVLDTVHLARQLVPRDEVRNHRLGTLAAHFGATTTPDHRALHDARATVDVLHALIGRVGSLGVHSLEELVDYTARVSPARRRKRHLADGLPDAPGVYLFKDGDDRVLYVGTSVSIRTRVRSYFTASEHRRRMGEMVRLAESVSPVVCATTLEAEVRELRLIALHKPRYNRRSRHPEKALWVKLTVEPFPRLSIVRTVADDGARYAGPFGSRQAAEAAVSAVHEVLPLRQCVERLSPTRLRSACALAEMGRCGAPCTGAQGVEEYAEVVAQAAALLDGHARGLLTALQDRMATLSGAERFEDAQMVRDRLVALVRGTTRSQRLHPLARIPELVAARRSVTGGWEVVCVRYGRLAGSTTSPRGADPMPYIGALRASAEVVAAPVAPATAATAEESEKVLRWLEAPGVRVVDVDGDWTCPVAGAAAVREQLEPLETSRRRTAGFAGVS